A stretch of DNA from Synechococcus sp. UW179A:
GATCCAGGGGAAAAAGCCCTGGTCACATTCCATACAGTGGCCTTCGAGGGATCCATCGGCCTTGTCAATCTCCTGCAAGCCAGTCGTCTGATTTCCAAAGGCTTTGAGACTTCAGTCTTGCTATATGGTCCTGGCGTCACCCTAGGTGTCATGCGTGGGTTCCCTAAGCTTGGTGATGCGGCGTTCGACGGGCATTTGAACTTCAATGCCCGTCTCCAGAAGTTCATGGACCAGGGCGGAAAAGTGTATG
This window harbors:
- a CDS encoding MSMEG_0572/Sll0783 family nitrogen starvation response protein, with amino-acid sequence MPAVDRPANQPGDFLVDYEEKVFPDIKADPGEKALVTFHTVAFEGSIGLVNLLQASRLISKGFETSVLLYGPGVTLGVMRGFPKLGDAAFDGHLNFNARLQKFMDQGGKVYACRFALQALYGHGEKALMPGITPVNPLDVLDIVLMHRKEGAFILDTWTL